The genomic region AGATCGCCCGCAGCCTGTGCATCGCGCCGCATTTCATCCTGCTGGACGAGCCGTTCTCCGGCATCGACCCCATCGCGGTGCTCGACCTGCAGAAGATCATCTTCGACCTGAAGGCTTCGGGCATCGGCGTGATCATCACCGACCACAACGTGCGGGAGACTCTGACGGTGACCGACCGCGCCTACATCATCAATGACGGCAGAATCTTCCGGTCGGGAACGCCGGACCAACTCAGCCGCGATCCGGAAGTGCGGAAGGTGTATTTGGGCGAGAGCTTCACCCTGGTTTGAAGAATAAGGAGTAGTCTTAAAGACCGGGACCCATGCAGCTCCAGACCAAACTCAACCTCAAGGTCACGCAGAAGCAGATCCTGACGCCTGGCCTGGTGCAGATGGTCAGCGTCCTTGCGCTCAACAAGCTGGAGCTCAAGGACATGATCAACGCCGAGATGGTGGAGAACCCGGTGCTGGAAGAGCTGGAGTCGCCCGTCCCTTCCATCGACGACGTCTCCCGCAGGGAGGAAAAGCACGACCGCGCTACCGCCGCGGCAGAAGAGGCCAATGGAGCGGAGCGCCAGCGCGACCCATTCGAGGAGATCGACTTCGGCTCTTACTTCCGCGATTACCTCGACCCGGGCTACCGCAGCCCGGCGGCCGAGATCAGCGAACGACCGTCGTTTGAGAACTTCCTGTCGTCGCCCACCACGCTGACCGATCACCTGATGTGGCAGTTGCGGTCGCTGCATCTGCGCGACCAGGTGCGGGCCGCCGCGGAACTGATCATCGGCAACCTGAACGAGGACGGGTATCTCACCGCCACGGACGAGGAACTGTTGGCCGCGGCCCGCGGGCAGCGGATGGCCGAACCGGTCGAGCCTCCGGTGGAGGAGGAGAAAGCCCCGGCAGTCGAGGGGGCCTTCGAATCCGAGGCTGCAACGGCGACGGAGGAGCGCGGGGAAGCCGAAGTGGAGCCGGCGCCTGCCGAGACCGAAGTTGCAGTCGCACCCGAGGGCACCGATAAGGTCGTCGCCATGCCGGCTCCCGAACCGGAGTTCGATGCGGAAGCTTTGAGGGAGGCCCACGCCGTGGTCCGCCAGCTCGACCCGGTGGGCGTAGGAGCGCGAGATCTGCGCGAGTGCCTGCTGGCGCAGCTCGAGTATCAGCAGCAGTTGCGGCAGCAACTCGATCTGGACACGGAGGAAGACCTTGACCAGGTGCTGGCGGACTGCATCGCCGTGGTGAGCGACCACCTGAAAGCTCTGGAAGGGCGCCAGCAGAAGGAGATCGCGCGCGCCATCGGACGCCCGGTGGAGGCGGTGGAGCGGGCGGTGCACTACCTGCGCACGCTCGATCCGCGCCCCGGCCTGCGATACAACCGCAGCGAGCCGCGGCTCATCGAGCCGGAAGTGGCCTTCGTGAAGCAGGGCGAGGAATACCTGATCGTGATGAACGATGAGGACGTGCCCCAGCTCCGGCTGAACCCGGCGTACCGGCGGCTGCTGAGCCAGGATGGCGCCGACCGCGAGGTGCGCACCTACGTGAAGGAGCGCTACCGCTCCGCGGTGCAGCTCATCAAGAACATCGAACAGCGCCGGCAAACCATCCAGCGGGTCTGCCAGGTGATCCTGGACCGCCAGCGCGAGTTCCTGGACCACGGCATGGAACACCTGAAGCCAATGATGATTAAGGAGGTGGCCGAAGAGATCGGAGTGCATCCTTCCACGGTCAGCCGGGCGGTGGCCAACAAGTACGTGCACACGCCGCAGGGCGTGCTGGAACTGCGCTACTTCTTCAGCGAAGGAGTGCAGGGCCCGGAAGGCAGCACGACCTCGCTGCTGGTGCTGAAGCAGCGGGTGAAGAAGCTGATCGAGGAGGAAGACCCCACCCGGCCGTTGACCGACGAGCAGATCACCCGCATCCTCCAGTCGCAGGGCATCCAGGTCACTCGCCGTACGGT from Terriglobales bacterium harbors:
- the rpoN gene encoding RNA polymerase factor sigma-54; this translates as MQLQTKLNLKVTQKQILTPGLVQMVSVLALNKLELKDMINAEMVENPVLEELESPVPSIDDVSRREEKHDRATAAAEEANGAERQRDPFEEIDFGSYFRDYLDPGYRSPAAEISERPSFENFLSSPTTLTDHLMWQLRSLHLRDQVRAAAELIIGNLNEDGYLTATDEELLAAARGQRMAEPVEPPVEEEKAPAVEGAFESEAATATEERGEAEVEPAPAETEVAVAPEGTDKVVAMPAPEPEFDAEALREAHAVVRQLDPVGVGARDLRECLLAQLEYQQQLRQQLDLDTEEDLDQVLADCIAVVSDHLKALEGRQQKEIARAIGRPVEAVERAVHYLRTLDPRPGLRYNRSEPRLIEPEVAFVKQGEEYLIVMNDEDVPQLRLNPAYRRLLSQDGADREVRTYVKERYRSAVQLIKNIEQRRQTIQRVCQVILDRQREFLDHGMEHLKPMMIKEVAEEIGVHPSTVSRAVANKYVHTPQGVLELRYFFSEGVQGPEGSTTSLLVLKQRVKKLIEEEDPTRPLTDEQITRILQSQGIQVTRRTVAKYREDMRIPSTHQRRVKK